A window of Bombus huntii isolate Logan2020A chromosome 12, iyBomHunt1.1, whole genome shotgun sequence genomic DNA:
AAATGGAAAGCATAAAAAGAAGGTAAAGGTATTTCTTAGACAagtgttattattattagcaaATATTTAATGCTGAAAAAacgataatatatatatatatctcatATAGAAGGAGAAGGAAATTTGGAATGTGCTGAGAGATGATTTTGTAATGGGAACGAAATTGAAGGATTGGGATCGGGAAGACATGGATGAAGATTCTTCGGCCCCTGAAGACGTAGATAGTGAcaattaaattgtaaaaaaatataaaataccgATACATATGTGAGAAATGATTCGtgcaaaattaatttaaaggTATGCTACTATCACTCGTCGATTCATGATGACGATTAAAGAGTAtcctttaattaaattattacgaGTAAAATTTTACCtctattttaacatttttggtttcctattctttttttattacctatatatttagaaaaaaatgtaGATTAAAAACaaagtttcaattttttattaaatactttaTTTCATTAGTAGCTTTACTTTGATATCTTCTTTATCTATGCAACAACGGTAATAATGTGTTCAGTGTATAATTTTCACGTAACTTAGTGTATATTTATAACGCATATATGACTCTATGtaaaatcaattttcattGTATCTTGTTTATGTCATATAAATACGACATGTGTGTGAGTATGTGTGCGTGGACAATAGTGCCACgtagtatatttttgtaaaataacaGTGTACATCTTATGCATTTATGCCACAGTTCTTTCAGAGTAGTAAGTTCAAACTCAATTCGGGAGatacatttacatatacataatcTGTACATAGGACCTGTACATAGGACATGTGTCCAACAGTTATTCTATACACGTCTTACTTTTATGTATTCTATATTCATTGTTTTCTCGTGacacgtaaaaatataaattatgagCTTGTTGCATCTAAGTTTGAATTTCAGAAATCGTTAACTGTATTGCGTTTTAtactaaaataatataaaaagcaAATATATAACAAGTAGTCTGTAGAATAGATTACTAATAAtgcataaaaaatatttgaattcaTTTACGACGGTCATTTACTTAACAATTACTGAACCTAGTGTGTAGATTAACCCTTGGACGGACTGAACCAACTTTTCCTCGTCTTTCTCCTCTCATTATTATGCCATAATTAAATTGATTGTACctttttgtatataaaattattttcaggaCTTAAACAATTTGGTGATCCTCTTAGGTCAGTTGAATTATCTGTCCGCATTTTTCCATgcttttttaaatgttataattatcTTTTTGTGTACAAATAGACTTAAAACCCATCATAGTACATTTAGATTAAAAactaacaaaaaaatatttgattctgataaattaaataatattaatttcaattgtatAATAGATTTCTCTACTAAATTTCGAGCGCCCTTAGTACTGCgaactttattatttaagatACGTTTCAAAGTAATTAATTTCCATGAAAATAAACTGGTACATTAATAGAATATGTTTTCACTTTTATTATAAGCTTTTTACAGAATGTAATTATCGACATATGCACCTTTGGTCAGAGAGTTTTCTACCTCCTATCGATTGTTATCGTATATTTTCAGTGTTATATCTCACGTTATACCCGACTTTCGCGAATGTCTGCCAGTGCTCCAAAATTTCTAGTCTCTTCATCAGAATAAACAGCCTCGCTTTCTAGCCTGTGCGACCTGCCGACAGCCTCGTCAGTGCTTTGATTTCTTATATAATATCCTATCGGATTAGATTCCATATTGTGATTGGTTTCATCCGTCTGGCCATTTTCGGGATGTATATTTCTTAGACTAGATTGATCTTCCTCATTCGCTTGTGCTCTCGACCTATCGCTTTCAGTTGCGTCGTTATACCAGTTTTGCGAAGTGTGGCTATTGTTGCAATCGTCGGAACGTGATATCCGGACGAAAACTACTCCAGTCTCTTGGTTATCTCTCTGTGAATTTTCTATGTTATTTCTACTTTCTTCGCTAGTTCTCGACATGCTTCGAACAAGATTTCTTGTATTCATTAACTCATTTGCCGACGTTACATTCCTCGATACTTGATCGGTATTATTTGGGATCACTCTTTCGTTGTTTCGAATGTTATTATCGGACAAgcaataatttccattattcgACAACGTGTCGCTTTGTCGTTCGCTTACGTTTCCGTTCACGTTATAAAACGAGGTTTCGTCTTGATAAGTTCTAAGAGTCTCAAAGTTCGCATTACTAAATACTCGTGGTACCATCTCCTGACTCAACCGGTATAATTCTAATTCGTTATCGACGTAATAGCTATCAAGTGGATTGCTAATGATGGATGGATTTCTCGAGACGGTCCTTCGTGGGAAGCTTTGGCTCGAGAAATTCGTTACGGTCGCATAAGGGTATGCTATTGTATTCATCGGATTGCTTAGTATATGCGGACAACCATCTAAactttgcatttcaatttcttctttGCCATCGTGACAATAACCGTGCATATCTATCTCGTGAGGAAGATTGGCAAACCTAACGATAGAATTATCAAATCTATTAAAGAGAAATTATCGCAAATATCATTAGAATCAAAACTGACCTGTGTAGTAAGATATCGGAATACGATGGCGGCATATCCGACTCTTCTTTACCATAGATACTCTCGTAAGTTGGTGGTGGAAAACACCCAACGGATCCTAAGCTATCTTTGCTTGACGTTTCTGCATCCATCTCGAGTATACTACCTTGGCTGTTTTGTAGCTGATGTCGAATTATGCCTCGTGGATTTCTTTGAGCACGTAGTACGCTATCACCTAGTTCCACCAAATCTAAACCTGTTCCGACAAATAACATGGAGTAACTAACATTTTCGTCTTCGATTCGTTGATATTCTACAActtgaaagaaaaggagaagaagaagaaaggagcACCGAAGTTTAGTACATGTTAGCAATCTCACCAGTTGGATCGGTTTGAAACTGCGTGAAGATCGTACCATCCACAACGAGCATCCTACCGTGTGGCAAGAGAATAATCGTTGGTGTTGCTACCATAGTTTGATCGTTATTGCTAAATCGTGAATCCGGCTCTGGATCTTCGAGTTGGCAGCAACAATGTCGTCTGCACAATGATCTGCAGAACGGTGCGCCCCAACAGCAATAAGCGAATATAAAGCAGAGCACAGCTAGCATCACCAAAAACGTGACTACCCCTTGGCGTTGTTGAGCGGCTGTGAGGACTGGACCTTCGCCGCCGCCGCCGAGACCGATGCCGAATCCTAACCCAGCGCTGTTGCTCATCTCCCCTGTAATCGTCATTTCTTTCCTAAATATCATAGATTAGTTAGTATCATTGGCTCATACATAAATGAACCACAATAGTTTGAATCAACTTCTTTACTTCCTTATTTTATCCTATATTTAGATACTTTACCCTGTTGTATTCTCTGTATTTAGTTATTTTATGCGCTAACATgttatataaaagaaatcCAAGTTCAGGTATTATTCTCTCGCGGCGAGCTCCGCTTCAGCCTATTGGACACGTTTCGCAGGAACAATCGGACATTAATCGCAAACATTTTCCCTTTCGCGCGATAAATGTATTTCAATCCGCAATGCGGAGTAAATAGCGATACTAACGCATCTGTTCTTGGCAATAATCCAATTTTGTGCGATGAATTTTAATGCAAGGAAAATTTGATCGCCGTTTACCGaacattttattacattatttgaaaaattaattgtacGTTTTCCATCGCTGCTGCAATGTTTTTAGCATACCCACATTGACCCACGTTGATTCCATCAAAATTgatcttttcctttcgtttgCCTTCTCTTATTCTATCAATTAAcggtataaattatttttacgtggaTACATTTTACATATTAACTGTTATACATCGTTGTCACGGAGTTCGATGAACAGAGAAATGATCGTACTGTACGGTAATGGTAATGGTAATGAAGCTACCTGAAGCGCATCGATTATAACACGCGCGAGAAACAACTTGGAACGTTGGAACGCTCTCTCTTACGCTTTACGCTAACGGAATATGTTTCGTTATCTGTCGGGAAGTAAAGTAAGGTGAAAGTGAGAAGAGTGCGGTAATCTTGACATATTACAGGCGACGATAGTGGGTCAGTAATTCCAATCGTACCTAGGTTCATAGATTACTTGGAAAGTGTCGGAATATTACGTACGTTTTCTGATACAGAGAAAGTGGTAATCTGGTAATTGTCGTAGCTAAACTTCGGAACTGCGGTTTCTTCATTAGCAAAatgcaaatatatttcatgATGTTTTCGTTCAATTATTCAACTCGAAACGCATCGTTTCGATTTGCGAtatgttatatttaataaattgattttcttGCATAACAGATACATGTATCataaatatatgtacgtaGTAGTATCCTTTGAAACaatcttcgtttctttctcttacCACAAGTTTCAAGTCCCTTTTATTTGAAATCAATTTTGTATGTAACATCGATTAGGTAAAggtgtaattaaatataacaaaaattcatttaccTTGGGTAGTAATGTTGTACAGCCAAGTCGCCTCCGTGGTGGACACAGACTCCGTAATTTTACGCGATTCGTACACCACGAAAATAATCTTCTTAAATTTCGCAGAAAAATATTCCTTTCTCCCCTTCAACgatttttaaacacaaaatgATTATGTCGACAGCCGTTGCCCGTAACGTATCGCATTGCGCGATTTAAAGTTTCTACATAAACTAACAACAATTCAAGTAACGTACACACAACTTAAGTGATACGTTAGTTACTTATCGTTGACACGACAAGATAATAATTCCATTAACAATCTCATTTCTCTTTTCTATCtcttaataaattattatatttccgCGGCAAATTTGCtcgttttgaaatttatcGCGAAATATTACGCGGTCAAGATTAGTAATTTACATTGGAACCAGTTTGAAGCTCGTTGTCAATGACATTGGAGGAAACGATGAAGGTGTTATATTATATCGCGGACTCGATGATCCTCGCGACGAGTTCGCAGGAGAATCTCTTCACGAAGGCATCGAGCGTGAAGTCGAACAACGTAAGTACACTGTCATCATGGAGATACTCTTGACCCATTTTAATATCTCCCCACTTAACATCAACCTGCTGCTTTTCGCCTTCGATGCCTCTATTTTTCAATTAGGAACGTCCGCTGGCCGATACATTTCGTTTCTTATTTCTTAGCCGTGTTCCCCTCCTCACGACCTAAGTTCCGACGCTTAGGTCCTATCGTCGTATCTCATCGCGACATTTCCTCGTCACGTACTTTCGTTAGCGCCGTTTCTTTTCGTTCCTCTTTGTTCTCCTCTGTTatctttgttttgttttaGACAGCTGTATACTGTAACAAGATTGAATTTCATCGATTGAAAATTCAAGTTTCCTGAAACGTCTGCCGATCGATTTCATCAGACGCAGTACGGTTTTTATATAGTACAGCGACGAATTCGAGAATTCTTTTGGCTATATCGTGTTCGAGTCAAACGATATTTACTTGTGCGACAAATTTTGCATAACACTCGATGACATATGATATACGtttcaatttaattaacgctctTATCGGCGAACGatattcatttcattcatttcaCGTTTGACATATTTTCATCTGAAACCTTTGCAAGGATGCAGGCATTCCATTTAATTGTTAAATCGAATCGTTGACATCCCTTTCCGTTGACTTTGACGTCATCGATTGCAGATGAAGGCGCGCcatattatttacaatttaccgaatgtccagctgaacaaattgtaaagtacaaattatatgatacaaaaagaaaaaaaatattatttactgTCGATTCATTGTGCATTCACGCAAtaacttttcaaaatatttcttttctctacACCGTATAATTTTGATGTAATATCTAGAAACGTCactaatatacgtatatttctAAATCGAATTCGTTTAATTGTTTGTAAAATCAGATCGAACTAATTAGCAATTCTTCGAGATTGAGATTATTCGATTACAAGTTAAATGCAAGTATAATACTtgtttgtaataatatatttgaacAATGTCGTAGCCATGATTCACGCACATCATTATCGCACATTATTGTCACACTGAAAGATAAAACTGTGTACATGTGATAATACGTAGTAAATTCGAGGGGTAAGTTTCACGCTACATAATCACTTTTAGTCTCAACAATATTTGCATAATACTTGCATCACGATTTATAACTATTGATCTATACAAAGTAACACAGTAACATTTGAACTTTTGACTTCTTTTAGAT
This region includes:
- the LOC126871930 gene encoding uncharacterized protein LOC126871930 isoform X1, with product MIFRKEMTITGEMSNSAGLGFGIGLGGGGEGPVLTAAQQRQGVVTFLVMLAVLCFIFAYCCWGAPFCRSLCRRHCCCQLEDPEPDSRFSNNDQTMVATPTIILLPHGRMLVVDGTIFTQFQTDPTGLDLVELGDSVLRAQRNPRGIIRHQLQNSQGSILEMDAETSSKDSLGSVGCFPPPTYESIYGKEESDMPPSYSDILLHRFANLPHEIDMHGYCHDGKEEIEMQSLDGCPHILSNPMNTIAYPYATVTNFSSQSFPRRTVSRNPSIISNPLDSYYVDNELELYRLSQEMVPRVFSNANFETLRTYQDETSFYNVNGNVSERQSDTLSNNGNYCLSDNNIRNNERVIPNNTDQVSRNVTSANELMNTRNLVRSMSRTSEESRNNIENSQRDNQETGVVFVRISRSDDCNNSHTSQNWYNDATESDRSRAQANEEDQSSLRNIHPENGQTDETNHNMESNPIGYYIRNQSTDEAVGRSHRLESEAVYSDEETRNFGALADIRESRV
- the LOC126871930 gene encoding uncharacterized protein LOC126871930 isoform X2, which encodes MSNSAGLGFGIGLGGGGEGPVLTAAQQRQGVVTFLVMLAVLCFIFAYCCWGAPFCRSLCRRHCCCQLEDPEPDSRFSNNDQTMVATPTIILLPHGRMLVVDGTIFTQFQTDPTGLDLVELGDSVLRAQRNPRGIIRHQLQNSQGSILEMDAETSSKDSLGSVGCFPPPTYESIYGKEESDMPPSYSDILLHRFANLPHEIDMHGYCHDGKEEIEMQSLDGCPHILSNPMNTIAYPYATVTNFSSQSFPRRTVSRNPSIISNPLDSYYVDNELELYRLSQEMVPRVFSNANFETLRTYQDETSFYNVNGNVSERQSDTLSNNGNYCLSDNNIRNNERVIPNNTDQVSRNVTSANELMNTRNLVRSMSRTSEESRNNIENSQRDNQETGVVFVRISRSDDCNNSHTSQNWYNDATESDRSRAQANEEDQSSLRNIHPENGQTDETNHNMESNPIGYYIRNQSTDEAVGRSHRLESEAVYSDEETRNFGALADIRESRV